The following proteins are encoded in a genomic region of Kosakonia oryzae:
- the trmD gene encoding tRNA (guanosine(37)-N1)-methyltransferase TrmD: MWIGIISLFPEMFRAITDYGVTGRAVKNGLLSIQSWSPRDFAHDRHRTVDDRPYGGGPGMLMMVNPLRDAIHAAKAAAGEGAKVIYLSPQGRKLDQAGVSELATNQKLILVCGRYEGIDERVIQTEIDEEWSIGDYVLSGGELPAMTLIDSVSRFIPGVLGHEASATEDSFADGLLDCPHYTRPEVLEGMEVPAVLLSGNHAEIRRWRLKQSLGRTWLRRPELLENLALTEEQARLLAEFQREHAQQQHKHDGLV, translated from the coding sequence ATGTGGATTGGCATAATTAGCCTGTTTCCTGAAATGTTCCGCGCGATTACCGACTACGGGGTAACTGGCCGGGCAGTAAAAAATGGCCTGCTGAGCATCCAGAGCTGGAGTCCGCGTGATTTCGCTCATGACCGGCACCGTACCGTGGACGATCGTCCTTACGGCGGCGGACCGGGGATGTTAATGATGGTGAACCCGTTGCGGGACGCCATTCATGCAGCAAAAGCCGCGGCGGGCGAAGGCGCCAAAGTGATTTATCTGTCGCCTCAGGGACGCAAGCTTGATCAAGCGGGCGTTAGCGAGCTGGCTACCAATCAGAAGTTGATTCTGGTGTGTGGTCGCTACGAAGGGATAGATGAGCGCGTAATTCAAACCGAGATTGACGAAGAATGGTCTATCGGCGATTACGTTCTCAGCGGTGGTGAGCTACCAGCAATGACGCTGATTGACTCGGTTTCCCGGTTTATTCCAGGGGTACTGGGGCACGAAGCATCGGCAACGGAAGATTCCTTTGCTGACGGGTTGCTGGATTGTCCACACTACACCCGACCTGAAGTGTTAGAAGGGATGGAAGTACCGGCGGTATTACTGTCGGGGAACCATGCCGAGATACGTCGCTGGCGTTTGAAGCAGTCGCTGGGCCGTACCTGGCTTAGAAGACCTGAACTTCTGGAAAACCTGGCTCTGACTGAAGAGCAAGCAAGGTTGCTGGCGGAGTTCCAACGAGAGCACGCACAACAGCAACACAAACATGATGGGCTGGTGTAA
- the rimM gene encoding ribosome maturation factor RimM (Essential for efficient processing of 16S rRNA), whose protein sequence is MSKQQTAAVPAEPIIVGKLGSSYGIRGWLRVFSSTEDAESIFDYQPWFIQKAGQWQGIELESWRYHNQDIIIKLKGVDDRDAANLLTNCEIVVDSSQLPELEEGDYYWKDLMGCQVVTTEGYSLGKVVDMMETGSNDVLVIKANLKDAFGIKERLVPFLDGQVIKKVDLATQTIEVDWDPGF, encoded by the coding sequence ATGAGCAAGCAACAAACCGCAGCGGTCCCCGCTGAGCCAATTATTGTCGGCAAACTGGGGTCTTCTTACGGAATTCGTGGTTGGCTCAGAGTGTTTTCCTCCACCGAAGACGCCGAAAGCATTTTTGACTATCAGCCCTGGTTTATCCAGAAGGCGGGTCAGTGGCAGGGCATTGAGCTGGAAAGCTGGCGCTACCACAATCAGGACATCATCATCAAACTGAAAGGTGTTGATGACAGAGATGCAGCGAATTTGCTGACGAATTGCGAAATCGTCGTGGATTCCTCGCAGTTGCCGGAACTGGAAGAGGGTGATTACTACTGGAAAGACCTGATGGGCTGCCAGGTAGTGACTACTGAAGGTTACAGCCTCGGTAAAGTCGTCGATATGATGGAAACCGGGTCTAATGACGTTCTCGTCATCAAGGCAAACCTGAAAGATGCATTTGGTATCAAGGAGCGGTTGGTTCCGTTCCTCGATGGGCAGGTTATCAAGAAAGTCGATCTCGCTACTCAAACCATTGAAGTAGATTGGGATCCTGGTTTTTAA
- the rplS gene encoding 50S ribosomal protein L19, with amino-acid sequence MSNIIKQLEQEQMKQDVPSFRPGDTVEVKVWVVEGSKKRLQAFEGVVIAIRNRGLHSAFTVRKISNGEGVERVFQTHSPVVDSIAVKRRGAVRKAKLYYLRERTGKAARIKERLN; translated from the coding sequence ATGAGCAACATTATTAAGCAACTTGAACAAGAGCAGATGAAGCAGGACGTACCTTCCTTCCGTCCGGGTGATACCGTGGAAGTGAAAGTATGGGTTGTTGAAGGTTCCAAAAAACGTCTGCAGGCATTCGAGGGCGTGGTTATCGCTATTCGTAACCGCGGTCTGCACTCTGCATTCACTGTTCGTAAAATTTCCAACGGCGAAGGCGTTGAGCGTGTCTTCCAGACTCACTCTCCGGTAGTTGACAGCATTGCTGTTAAACGTCGTGGTGCTGTACGTAAAGCTAAACTGTACTACCTGCGTGAGCGTACCGGTAAAGCTGCTCGTATTAAAGAGCGTCTTAACTGA
- a CDS encoding phage tail assembly protein produces the protein MSNETDNVVTLETPIKRGEQLINAVTLMKPNAGTLRGLSLAAVANAEVDALIKVLPRITSPSLTEQEVAALDLADMVALAGKVVGFLSPVSAQ, from the coding sequence ATGAGCAACGAAACTGATAACGTCGTTACCCTGGAAACGCCGATCAAACGCGGCGAACAGCTTATCAACGCCGTTACCCTGATGAAACCGAATGCCGGCACCCTGCGCGGTCTGAGCCTGGCGGCAGTGGCGAATGCTGAAGTGGATGCGCTGATTAAAGTGCTGCCGCGTATCACCTCGCCTTCTCTGACCGAACAGGAAGTGGCGGCGCTGGACCTGGCGGATATGGTCGCGCTGGCAGGCAAGGTGGTCGGTTTTTTGTCGCCGGTTTCGGCACAGTAA
- a CDS encoding phage major tail tube protein, with translation MAMPRKLKYMNVFLNGYSYQGIAKSITLPKLTRKLENYRGAGMNGIAPIDMGLDDDAMAMEWSLGGFPDEAIWELYGATSADAVPIRFAGSYQRDDTGETVAVEVVMRGRQKEIDTGENKPGEDTESKISVVCTYFKLTMDGKELVEIDTINMIEKVNGVDRLEQHRRNIGL, from the coding sequence ATGGCAATGCCGCGAAAACTGAAATATATGAACGTGTTCCTCAATGGCTACAGCTATCAGGGGATCGCAAAATCCATCACGCTGCCGAAACTGACCCGCAAGCTGGAGAACTACCGTGGCGCAGGCATGAACGGTATCGCGCCGATTGATATGGGTCTTGATGACGACGCCATGGCAATGGAGTGGTCGCTGGGCGGCTTCCCGGATGAGGCTATCTGGGAACTGTATGGCGCAACCAGCGCCGATGCGGTGCCAATCCGCTTTGCCGGTTCCTACCAACGCGATGACACCGGCGAAACGGTCGCCGTTGAAGTAGTGATGCGCGGTCGTCAGAAAGAGATCGACACCGGCGAGAACAAGCCGGGCGAAGACACCGAGTCCAAAATCTCTGTCGTCTGTACTTATTTCAAACTGACGATGGACGGCAAGGAACTGGTGGAAATCGACACCATCAACATGATCGAAAAAGTGAACGGCGTCGATCGTCTCGAACAGCACCGCCGCAATATCGGCCTGTAA
- a CDS encoding HlyC/CorC family transporter, with protein sequence MEHISTTTLIVTLIIMVVVSAYFSGSETGMMTLNRYRLRHLAKQGNRTARRVEKLLRKPDRLISLVLIGNNLVNILASAIGTIVGMRLYGNAGVAIATGVLTFVVLVFAEVLPKTIAALYPEKVAFPSSFLLAPLQVIMMPLVWLLNGVTRVLMRMVGIKADVVVSGALSKDELRTIVNESRSKISRRNQDMLLSILDLEKVNVDDIMVPRNEIVGIDINDDWKAIVRQLTHSPHGRIVLYRDSLDDAISMLRVREAYRLMTEKNEFTKEVMLRAADEIYYVPEGTPLSVQLVKFQRNKKKVGLVVDEYGDIQGLVTVEDILEEIVGDFTTSMSPALADEATPQNDGSVIIDGSASVRELNKAFNWHLPEDEARTINGMLLEELEEIPAVGTRVRIEQYDIDILDVQDNMIKQIKVIPVKTLRESVAE encoded by the coding sequence CTGGAACACATCTCTACCACGACGCTGATCGTTACCCTGATTATCATGGTCGTGGTTTCAGCCTATTTCTCCGGTTCTGAAACCGGGATGATGACGCTGAACCGCTATCGCCTGCGTCACCTGGCCAAGCAGGGCAACCGCACGGCCAGACGCGTCGAAAAACTACTGCGTAAGCCCGATCGCCTGATTAGCCTGGTGCTGATCGGCAACAACCTCGTCAATATTCTTGCCTCGGCGATAGGGACTATCGTCGGGATGCGCCTGTACGGTAACGCCGGTGTGGCGATTGCCACCGGCGTGCTGACATTCGTGGTGCTGGTGTTCGCCGAAGTATTGCCGAAAACCATTGCCGCGCTCTACCCGGAAAAAGTTGCCTTCCCCAGCAGTTTTCTGCTGGCACCATTGCAGGTGATTATGATGCCGCTGGTGTGGCTGCTTAACGGCGTTACCCGCGTGCTGATGCGCATGGTTGGCATCAAAGCCGATGTGGTGGTCAGCGGCGCGCTCAGCAAAGATGAATTGCGCACTATTGTTAACGAATCGCGCTCGAAAATCTCGCGCCGCAACCAGGACATGCTGCTGTCGATTCTCGATCTGGAAAAGGTGAACGTTGATGACATCATGGTGCCGCGCAACGAAATTGTTGGTATCGATATCAACGACGACTGGAAAGCGATTGTTCGCCAGCTCACTCACTCACCGCACGGTCGCATTGTGCTATACCGCGATTCGCTTGATGACGCCATCAGCATGTTGCGCGTGCGCGAAGCCTACCGTCTGATGACCGAAAAGAACGAGTTCACCAAAGAGGTGATGCTGCGCGCTGCCGATGAAATCTACTATGTGCCTGAAGGAACGCCGCTCAGCGTTCAGTTGGTGAAATTCCAGCGCAATAAAAAGAAAGTCGGGCTAGTGGTCGATGAGTATGGCGATATTCAGGGGCTGGTGACGGTAGAAGATATTCTTGAAGAGATTGTCGGCGATTTCACCACTTCTATGTCGCCTGCGCTGGCCGATGAAGCCACGCCGCAAAACGACGGCTCGGTAATAATCGACGGCAGCGCCAGCGTGCGCGAACTGAATAAAGCCTTTAACTGGCACTTGCCGGAAGATGAAGCTCGCACCATTAACGGCATGCTGCTGGAAGAGCTGGAAGAGATCCCGGCCGTTGGCACGCGCGTGCGCATTGAGCAGTACGACATCGATATTCTCGATGTGCAGGACAACATGATTAAGCAGATAAAAGTGATTCCGGTGAAAACGCTGCGAGAAAGCGTGGCCGAATAA
- a CDS encoding cytochrome C assembly family protein — protein MPVFALIALVAYSISIALIVPGLLQKNSGWRRMAILSAVIALIFHGFGLKERLFPDDGGQNLSLLNVGSLVSLMICTVMTIVASKNRGWLLLPIVYTFALINLAFAIFVPNEYITHLEATPGMLVHIGLSLFSYATLIIAAMYALQLAWIDYQLKNKRLAFSSEMPPLMVIERKMFHITQVGVVLLTLTLCTGLFYMKNLFSMENIDKAVLSIIAWFVYIVLLWGHYHEGWRGRRVVWFNVAGAGILTLAYFGSRILQQFVS, from the coding sequence ATGCCCGTTTTTGCTCTGATCGCTCTTGTTGCCTACTCAATCAGCATCGCGCTGATCGTCCCCGGTTTGCTGCAGAAAAACAGCGGCTGGCGGAGAATGGCTATTCTTTCGGCGGTGATCGCGCTTATTTTTCACGGTTTCGGGCTGAAAGAACGGCTGTTCCCGGACGACGGCGGGCAAAACCTCAGCTTGCTGAATGTCGGTTCGCTGGTCAGTCTGATGATCTGTACGGTGATGACCATTGTCGCCTCGAAAAACCGCGGCTGGCTGCTGCTGCCGATTGTCTATACCTTCGCGCTGATCAACCTCGCCTTCGCGATTTTCGTGCCGAATGAGTACATCACTCACCTGGAAGCGACGCCCGGCATGCTGGTGCATATTGGCCTGTCGCTCTTCTCTTATGCCACACTGATTATTGCAGCAATGTATGCCCTGCAACTGGCCTGGATCGACTATCAGTTGAAAAACAAACGGCTGGCTTTCAGTAGCGAAATGCCGCCGTTGATGGTCATCGAGCGTAAGATGTTTCACATCACCCAGGTCGGTGTGGTGCTGCTGACACTGACGCTCTGTACCGGCCTGTTCTATATGAAGAACCTGTTCAGCATGGAGAATATCGACAAAGCCGTGCTCTCTATTATTGCCTGGTTTGTCTATATCGTCCTGCTGTGGGGCCATTACCATGAAGGCTGGCGCGGTCGCCGGGTTGTCTGGTTCAACGTTGCAGGCGCGGGTATTTTAACGCTGGCCTACTTTGGCAGCCGCATCCTGCAACAGTTTGTGAGTTAA
- a CDS encoding GpE family phage tail protein, which produces MADIAVIFHWPPSELYPLSLTELITWREKALQRSGNTHE; this is translated from the coding sequence ATGGCGGATATCGCGGTGATTTTTCACTGGCCGCCATCAGAACTCTACCCCCTGAGTCTGACCGAACTCATCACATGGCGCGAAAAGGCGCTTCAGCGAAGCGGAAACACACATGAGTAA
- a CDS encoding phage tail protein — protein sequence MMLALGLFVFMRQTLPYTTMNRTAGYNWASNSRVGKRAAFQYLGPGEETIALGGELYPELTGGPRSLDVVRTMAEQGKAWPLIDGTGTIYGMFAIESLKDNGSEYYSDGSPRKISFTLSLKRVDESLAAMFGDIRQQGEALYSGARKTLGIDL from the coding sequence ATGATGCTGGCGCTGGGACTTTTTGTATTTATGCGGCAGACACTGCCCTATACCACCATGAACCGCACGGCCGGATATAACTGGGCCTCCAATAGCCGCGTCGGTAAACGCGCGGCATTTCAGTACCTTGGCCCGGGCGAAGAGACCATCGCTCTTGGCGGTGAACTCTATCCGGAGCTGACCGGCGGCCCGCGGTCGCTCGATGTCGTGCGCACGATGGCCGAACAGGGGAAAGCGTGGCCGTTGATTGACGGAACGGGAACCATTTACGGCATGTTTGCTATCGAAAGCCTGAAGGACAACGGCTCCGAGTACTACAGCGACGGTTCGCCGCGCAAAATTTCCTTCACTCTGAGCTTAAAACGGGTGGATGAGTCACTGGCCGCCATGTTCGGCGATATTCGCCAGCAGGGCGAAGCACTCTATTCCGGGGCAAGAAAAACGCTGGGGATCGACTTATGA
- a CDS encoding phage tail tape measure protein: MSNSTNIDALLTAVDQATRPFKNLQTANVSLAAGIKETEKNLSGLYSQLAQVEGLTQAEKSLSALSLRLQTVQLRAQKLTEQGPPTRSHASILTFTQERATALSQQHETARGAVIDHRLALLRAGIEPNAPTAAKLQLQSQINEHRAQLVTQQQALKQENRQKRAEKIQAGQQTIQGIAGKVSAVGKTGMSVATSGFNIGKKLLQPGYEQSLKNSAPAQPESGVSNPASAVSAQAGNLGSDLQALQSAYQSLSVDIFTTQESSLRQLVQTATVYLGQLQQWVQNNQGLVQTFGMIATVVVGVAGAIGTVAGVIAPVFTGISTLITIATTFGSVFTTVCGGIMAVLGSLTLPIVGVIAIVAAAALAIYTWWQPISAFFSGVMAGISAAFAPLAGLFAPLQPLFDFISTSLQNIKQLFSDLITPVQASQETLNQCAKAGFYFGQMLSGSIALVIESVKILGSGLNWVLEKLGIIDKKPVLEVPKPPTDASGSQSYIQPTSAMPGFNNYQAAKPAGGGSYVDQSRTDINVTLQGDVSPGSDNSRHLMELLEQYENNKRDNALSQFNALGGYAP; encoded by the coding sequence ATGAGTAACAGCACAAATATTGACGCACTGCTCACGGCTGTTGACCAGGCGACGCGCCCGTTTAAAAACCTGCAAACGGCGAATGTTTCGCTTGCTGCGGGTATCAAAGAGACGGAGAAAAACCTGAGCGGGTTGTACAGCCAGCTCGCCCAGGTTGAAGGTTTAACGCAGGCCGAAAAATCCCTTTCGGCGCTCAGTCTGCGCCTGCAAACCGTGCAGTTGCGCGCGCAAAAGCTGACGGAGCAAGGCCCGCCGACGCGCAGCCACGCCAGTATTCTTACTTTCACGCAGGAGCGCGCAACCGCGCTTTCGCAACAGCACGAAACGGCACGCGGAGCGGTGATCGACCACCGGTTAGCGCTGCTACGCGCAGGTATCGAACCAAACGCGCCGACGGCGGCGAAACTGCAACTGCAAAGCCAAATCAACGAACATCGCGCGCAGCTCGTTACGCAGCAGCAGGCGCTGAAGCAGGAGAACCGGCAAAAACGCGCGGAAAAAATCCAGGCGGGCCAGCAAACGATTCAGGGCATCGCCGGGAAAGTCTCTGCGGTGGGCAAAACCGGGATGTCCGTCGCCACTTCCGGCTTCAACATCGGCAAAAAACTGTTGCAGCCGGGCTATGAGCAATCGCTGAAAAATAGCGCACCGGCACAGCCTGAAAGCGGAGTGAGTAACCCGGCAAGTGCGGTAAGTGCGCAGGCGGGCAATCTCGGTAGCGATTTACAGGCGCTGCAAAGTGCTTATCAGTCACTGAGCGTGGATATTTTCACTACGCAAGAATCCTCCCTGCGCCAGCTGGTGCAAACCGCAACGGTTTATCTGGGGCAACTGCAACAGTGGGTGCAGAACAACCAGGGGTTGGTGCAAACCTTCGGCATGATTGCCACTGTCGTGGTCGGCGTCGCCGGGGCGATTGGCACCGTGGCGGGCGTTATCGCGCCGGTCTTTACCGGCATCAGCACGCTGATCACCATTGCGACCACTTTTGGCAGCGTCTTTACCACCGTCTGCGGCGGGATTATGGCGGTGCTCGGTTCGCTCACGCTGCCGATTGTCGGCGTGATTGCCATTGTGGCCGCCGCCGCGCTGGCCATTTACACCTGGTGGCAGCCAATCAGCGCTTTCTTTAGTGGTGTAATGGCCGGGATTAGCGCCGCGTTCGCCCCGCTCGCCGGGCTATTTGCGCCGCTGCAACCGCTGTTTGATTTCATCAGCACCAGCTTGCAGAACATCAAACAACTCTTCAGCGATCTGATTACCCCCGTTCAGGCCAGCCAGGAAACGCTGAACCAATGCGCAAAAGCGGGTTTCTATTTCGGTCAGATGCTTTCTGGCTCCATCGCGCTGGTGATTGAGAGCGTAAAAATATTGGGCAGCGGCTTGAATTGGGTACTGGAAAAACTCGGGATTATCGACAAAAAACCGGTGCTCGAGGTACCGAAACCGCCGACAGATGCCAGCGGCAGCCAGAGCTACATTCAGCCAACCAGCGCAATGCCTGGCTTTAACAATTATCAGGCAGCGAAACCGGCTGGCGGTGGTTCCTACGTTGACCAGAGCAGAACGGATATCAACGTGACGCTACAGGGCGATGTTTCACCGGGCAGCGATAACAGCCGCCACCTGATGGAGCTGCTCGAACAGTACGAAAACAATAAGCGCGACAATGCGCTCTCGCAATTCAACGCGTTAGGAGGTTATGCACCATGA
- a CDS encoding phage late control D family protein — MIDALTNGLAQVSSPAYLLMLDDKDITENIAPRLISLTIEDNRGFTADTLTLVLSDADGDIQLPQRKTKIRVFIGEKGYALAGLGEFVIDQVKHDGAPDKVTVIGRSADFNGKLNKEHEQSWHDTTLGAIVEEIAKRCGLEASVAESLEGIKIAHIDQSMESDASFLHRLAVRNGAELTVKWNKLMLIKPGRGLNAKGEAFPQVVIQRSDGDKHSFNIADRSSYTGVTARWLDTKKPKNQTQKVQLQRKTTTQTPASTGHPQAVTPAAEQSEKPVYVAGSADNVYGISTVYASKEEAIRAADGLWSYIQRNTATFSLTLARGRTDITPETPVRVSGFKTVIDDTPWTIKKVTHSLDNNGFVSKLDLEVKIKEGQYDVQNE, encoded by the coding sequence ATGATCGATGCGCTGACCAATGGGCTGGCGCAGGTCAGCAGCCCTGCTTATTTATTGATGCTGGATGATAAAGATATCACCGAAAATATCGCCCCCCGGCTTATCAGCCTGACGATCGAAGATAACCGTGGTTTCACCGCTGATACACTGACCCTGGTGCTGAGTGACGCCGATGGCGATATTCAGTTGCCGCAGCGCAAAACAAAAATCCGCGTGTTTATCGGCGAAAAGGGCTATGCGCTGGCCGGGCTGGGTGAGTTTGTTATCGATCAGGTTAAGCATGATGGTGCGCCGGATAAGGTGACGGTGATCGGACGCAGTGCGGATTTCAACGGCAAACTCAACAAGGAGCATGAGCAGTCGTGGCATGACACCACGCTGGGCGCCATTGTCGAGGAGATTGCTAAACGCTGCGGGCTGGAAGCCAGCGTTGCCGAATCACTGGAGGGAATAAAGATTGCGCATATCGACCAATCGATGGAATCGGACGCCAGTTTCCTGCACCGCCTGGCGGTGCGTAACGGCGCCGAACTGACGGTGAAATGGAACAAACTGATGCTGATTAAACCTGGCCGGGGATTGAATGCAAAGGGCGAAGCGTTCCCGCAGGTCGTCATTCAGCGCAGCGACGGTGATAAACACAGTTTTAATATTGCCGACCGCTCAAGCTACACCGGCGTGACGGCGCGCTGGCTTGATACCAAAAAGCCCAAAAACCAGACGCAAAAAGTGCAGTTACAACGAAAAACCACTACGCAAACCCCAGCCAGTACAGGGCATCCCCAGGCGGTGACACCCGCGGCAGAGCAAAGCGAAAAGCCGGTTTACGTTGCCGGGAGTGCCGATAACGTCTATGGCATATCGACCGTCTATGCCAGCAAAGAGGAAGCGATAAGGGCTGCTGATGGGCTGTGGAGTTACATTCAGCGCAATACGGCCACCTTTTCCCTCACGCTGGCGCGGGGACGTACCGACATCACCCCGGAAACGCCGGTGCGAGTCTCTGGCTTTAAGACGGTCATTGACGATACGCCATGGACGATTAAAAAAGTGACGCACAGCCTGGATAACAATGGATTTGTCAGCAAGCTTGATTTGGAAGTCAAAATCAAGGAGGGACAATATGATGTGCAGAATGAATAG
- a CDS encoding ogr/Delta-like zinc finger family protein, whose amino-acid sequence MMHCPVCQQAAHARSSRYLSSETKERYHQCQNIQCGCTFVTHESLARYIVRPPVTEAAPHSTR is encoded by the coding sequence ATGATGCATTGCCCGGTATGCCAGCAAGCGGCGCATGCGCGCTCAAGCCGCTACCTGAGTTCCGAAACCAAAGAGCGCTACCATCAGTGTCAGAATATCCAGTGTGGCTGCACATTTGTCACCCACGAGTCGCTGGCGCGTTACATTGTCCGCCCGCCAGTGACAGAAGCCGCTCCCCATTCAACACGATAA
- the ffh gene encoding signal recognition particle protein → MFDNLTDRLSRTLRNISGRGRLTEDNIKDTLREVRMALLEADVALPVVRDFINRVKEKAVGHEVNKSLTPGQEFVKIVRNELVAAMGEENQSLNLAAQPPAVVLMAGLQGAGKTTSVGKLGKFLREKHKKKVLVVSADVYRPAAIKQLETLAQQVEVDFFPSDVAQKPVDIVNAALKEAKLKFYDVLLVDTAGRLHVDEAMMDEIKLVHAAINPVETLFVVDAMTGQDAANTAKAFNEALPLTGVVLTKVDGDARGGAALSIRHITGKPIKFLGVGEKTEALEPFHPDRIASRILGMGDVLSLIEDIESKVDRAQAEKLANKLKKGDGFDLTDFLEQLRQMKNMGGMASLMGKLPGMGQIPDNVKAQMDDKVLVRMEAIINSMTLKERANPDIIKGSRKRRIAAGCGMQVQDVNRLLKQFDDMQRMMKKMKKGGMAKMMRGMKGMMPPGFPGR, encoded by the coding sequence ATGTTTGATAATTTAACCGATCGTTTGTCGCGCACGCTGCGCAATATCAGTGGCCGTGGACGCCTCACCGAAGACAACATCAAAGATACCCTGCGCGAAGTGCGTATGGCGCTGCTGGAAGCGGACGTTGCGCTGCCGGTAGTGCGTGACTTTATCAACCGCGTAAAAGAGAAAGCGGTTGGGCATGAAGTTAACAAAAGCCTGACGCCGGGCCAGGAATTCGTCAAAATCGTCCGTAACGAACTGGTTGCGGCGATGGGGGAAGAGAACCAGAGCCTGAACCTCGCCGCGCAACCGCCGGCGGTAGTGCTGATGGCGGGTTTGCAGGGTGCTGGTAAAACCACCAGCGTCGGTAAGCTCGGTAAGTTCCTGCGCGAAAAGCACAAGAAGAAAGTACTGGTCGTTTCTGCGGACGTTTATCGCCCGGCGGCGATCAAACAGCTGGAAACGTTGGCGCAGCAGGTTGAAGTCGATTTCTTCCCGTCTGACGTCGCGCAAAAGCCGGTCGATATCGTTAACGCGGCGCTGAAAGAAGCGAAGCTGAAATTCTACGACGTGCTGCTGGTGGATACCGCCGGTCGTCTGCACGTTGATGAAGCGATGATGGACGAAATCAAACTGGTTCATGCCGCGATTAATCCGGTGGAAACGCTGTTTGTTGTCGATGCTATGACCGGTCAGGATGCGGCGAACACAGCGAAAGCCTTTAATGAAGCGCTGCCGCTTACCGGCGTCGTGCTGACCAAAGTGGACGGCGACGCCCGCGGCGGTGCGGCGTTGTCGATTCGTCACATCACCGGCAAACCGATTAAGTTCCTCGGCGTCGGCGAGAAAACCGAAGCGCTGGAGCCGTTCCATCCGGATCGTATTGCCTCGCGCATTCTCGGTATGGGCGATGTGTTGTCGCTGATTGAAGATATCGAGAGCAAGGTCGATCGTGCGCAGGCCGAGAAGCTGGCGAACAAGCTGAAAAAAGGCGACGGCTTCGATCTGACCGATTTCCTTGAACAACTGCGCCAGATGAAAAACATGGGCGGTATGGCAAGCCTGATGGGCAAGCTGCCGGGTATGGGGCAGATCCCGGACAACGTCAAAGCGCAAATGGATGACAAAGTGCTGGTGCGGATGGAAGCGATCATTAACTCGATGACGCTGAAAGAGCGCGCCAACCCGGACATCATCAAAGGCTCCCGTAAACGCCGCATCGCAGCAGGCTGCGGTATGCAGGTGCAGGATGTGAACCGTCTGCTTAAACAGTTCGACGACATGCAGCGCATGATGAAGAAGATGAAGAAAGGCGGGATGGCGAAGATGATGCGCGGGATGAAGGGGATGATGCCGCCAGGCTTCCCTGGGCGCTAA
- the rpsP gene encoding 30S ribosomal protein S16, with amino-acid sequence MVTIRLARHGAKKRPFYQVVVTDSRNARNGRFIERVGFFNPIASEKEEGTRLDLDRIQHWVGQGATVSDRVSALIKEAQKAA; translated from the coding sequence ATGGTAACTATTCGTTTAGCACGTCACGGCGCTAAAAAGCGTCCGTTCTATCAGGTTGTTGTGACTGACAGCCGTAATGCACGCAACGGTCGCTTCATCGAGCGCGTTGGCTTCTTCAACCCGATCGCTTCCGAGAAAGAAGAAGGCACCCGCCTGGATCTGGATCGCATTCAGCACTGGGTTGGCCAGGGCGCTACCGTTTCCGATCGCGTTTCCGCGCTGATCAAAGAAGCACAGAAAGCAGCTTAA